The following coding sequences lie in one Musa acuminata AAA Group cultivar baxijiao chromosome BXJ1-8, Cavendish_Baxijiao_AAA, whole genome shotgun sequence genomic window:
- the LOC103994421 gene encoding E3 ubiquitin-protein ligase UPL3 isoform X2, whose product METRSRKRAEASSSAPSSQPPAARRPSKRSRTNPPPPSTILTRSRRSRNSSPPLLPPPPSGPMDSSAGDSSGRRRGSGKNHHPPAERDRDRDASDKGKEREPEASRSRDRDRARDRDAGRILGLNFDGGGADDDNDSEGGASALHQNLTSTSSALQGLLRKLGAGLDDLLPSSALLASSSSQQSSRLKKILTGLRADGEEGRQVEALTQLCEMLSIGTEDSLGSFSVDSFVPVLVGLLNHESNPDIMLLAARALTHLCDVLPSSCSAVVHYGAVPCFCARLLTIEYMDLAEQSLQALKKISQEHPTACLRAGALMAVLSYLDFFSTGVQRVALSTAANMCKKLPSDAADFVMEAVPLLINLLNYHDSKVLEHASVCLTRIAEAFASSPEKLDELCKHGLVAQAAGLISLSNSGGQASLSTSTYTGLIRLLSTCASGSPLAAKTLLLLGISGTLKDILSGSGLVAGASVSPALTRPPEQVYEIVNLVDELLPPLPQGTISTPIFYNITVKGSSIKKSTGITPGKPVEPGLATNDVSAREKLLQEQPELLQQFGTDLLPVLTQVYASSVNGSVRHKCLAIIGKLMYFSSADMIQSLLSATNISSFLAGILAWKDPQVLIPALQIAEVLMEKLPGTFSKIFVREGVVHAVDALICPDTSSSIPSQTSISEKDGDSAPVISSRSRRYRRRSGGLNTETGSVDESKRSLSVVGSPPNLFEIPPPSSSLRASVSACAKSFKDKFFPAYPGATEVGVTDDLLRLKNLCTKLNSSVETVRTKGKGKSKASLVSSFDISSSIEEELDGAISEMLAELSKGDVSTFEFIGSGVVLALLSYLSCGTFGKEKISEANLPKLRKQALRRYRSFIATALPDEPKGGHTTPMTVLVQKLQNALTSLERFPVVLSHLSRSTSGSARLSSGLSALSQHFKLRLCRAPGEKSLRDYSSNIVLIEPLASLAVVEEFLWPRVKRIDSGQKSSASAGNSDSGSVATGAGTQLSSASTASGHRPSTRSRSSVAIGGPARNDAAEGSSNSSKGKGKAVLKSTSEEARGPQTRKATRRRVASDKDAEMKPALSDSGSEDEMDMSPVEIDALMIEEDVSDDEDDDHEEELKDETLPVCVPEKVHDVKLDPADDAAVDPSASGSQAQPSSGSSDRAISTRDSESTELRSGNAFGSRGMSFAAAAMAGLASLSSRGIRGGRGTGASDNCNKLIFTAGGKQLSKHWTIYQAFQRQLVLDEEDDERFNGSDLPSDGSRFCNDVFTITYQKADGQADRTSQGGSTSSMSKTPKSASASNSSCENRWQKKSLLDSILQADLPCDLEKTNPTYNILALLRVLECLNQLTPRLRVQAVSDDFAEGKITGVDGLYRTGISVPPKEFVNTKLTPKLSRQIQDALALCSGSVPPWCYQMTKACPFLFPFEIRRQYFYSTAFGLSRALHRLQQQQNADNPNSANEREVRIGRLQRQKVRVSRNRILDSAVKVMEMYSSQKAVLEVEYFGEVGTGLGPTLEFYTLLSHDLQKVELGLWRSNYGSDNNVMQIDGGEMEDGKTDDGSVMKIHNDNFSVQRRDIIQAPLGLFPRPWSPNVGASDGSQFSKVLEYFRLVGQTMAKALQDGRLLDLPLSTAFYKLVLGQELDLYDILSFDAEFGKTLQEMQVLVHCKQFMDATAGDSRKTTADLQFHGAPIEDLCLDFTLPGYPDYILKGEESTVVNINNLEEYISLVVDAITNTGITRQMDAFRAGFNQVFDISSLQIFCPHELDYLICGRRELWKPETLVDHIKFDHGYTAKSPAIVNLLEIMGEFTPEQQHAFCQFVTGAPRLPPGGLAALNPKLTIVKKHSSNLSNRTTNGTGATESADGDLPSVMTCANYLKLPPYSTKGIMYKKLLYAISEGQGSFDLS is encoded by the exons ATGGAAACACGCAGCCGGAAGCGGGCGGAGGCCTCCTCGTCGGCGCCCTCTTCTCAGCCCCCCGCGGCCCGTCGCCCGTCCAAGCGCTCCCGCACCAACCCGCCGCCTCCCTCGACCATCTTGACCCGCTCTCGTCGCTCCCGAAACTCCTCGCCGCCGCTTCTTCCTCCGCCACCCTCCGGCCCTATGGATTCCTCTGCCGGCGACTCCTCTGGCCGTCGCCGTGGCTCTGGCAAAAACCACCACCCTCCTGCGGAGCGTGATAGGGATAGGGATGCCTCGGATAAGGGGAAGGAGAGGGAGCCGGAAGCTTCCCGGTCCAGGGACAGGGACAGGGCCAGGGATCGGGATGCAGGGAGGATCTTGGGATTGAACTTTGATGGTGGGGGAGCTGACGATGATAATGATAGCGAGGGCGGCGCTAGTGCTCTCCACCAGAATCTCACTTCGACTAGCAGTGCACTTCAAGGGCTTCTCAGGAAATTAGGCGCAGGGCTCGATGATCTGCTGCCATCGTCGGCCTTGttggcctcctcttcttctcagCAGAGCTCACGGCTGAAGAAGATTTTGACGGGGCTGAGGGCTGATGGAGAGGAAGGGCGGCAGGTGGAGGCCCTGACCCAGCTTTGTGAGATGCTGTCAATTGGGACTGAGGATTCGCTTGGTTCATTCTCGGTGGACTCCTTCGTGCCCGTGCTCGTGGGTCTACTCAACCATGAGAGCAACCCTGACATTATGCTGCTTGCTGCAAGGGCTCTCACCCACCTCTGTGACGTCTTGCCATCATCATGCTCTGCTGTGGTGCATTATGGTGCTGTGCCATGTTTTTGTGCCCGTCTCCTCACAATTGAGTACATGGACTTAGCAGAACAG TCTCTGCAAGCACTGAAGAAGATATCACAAGAACACCCGACTGCATGTTTGCGTGCCGGCGCACTTATGGCAGTTCTGTCTTACCTTGATTTCTTCTCCACAGGAGTTCAG AGAGTAGCATTATCGACTGCAGCAAATATGTGCAAGAAACTTCCATCAGATGCTGCTGACTTTGTGATGGAAGCAGTTCCACTGCTGATCAATCTTCTTAATTATCATGATTCAAAG GTGCTGGAACATGCTTCTGTCTGCTTGACACGAATTGCAGAAGCATTTGCTTCATCTCCTGAGAAACTGGATGAGTTATGTAAACATGGATTAGTTGCACAAGCTGCTGGGCTAATATCTCTTAGTAATTCAGGAGGACAAGCCTCTCTAAGTACATCGACATACACG GGTTTAATCCGACTCTTGTCAACATGTGCAAGTGGATCCCCACTAGCAGCTAAAACTCTTCTACTTTTAGGAATCAGTGGCACTCTTAAAGACATTCTCTCTGGTTCTGGGCTTGTTGCTGGTGCTTCTGTTTCACCTGCCTTGACAAGGCCACCTGAGCAG GTTTATGAGATTGTGAACCTTGTGGATGAGCTTCTTCCTCCCTTGCCTCAAGGAACTATTTCTACACCAATATTCTACAATATTACTGTGAAAGGATCATCTATAAAGAAATCCACAGGCATCACTCCTGGTAAACCAGTTGAGCCTGGTTTAGCAACAAATGATGTTTCAGCCCGTGAAAAGTTACTGCAAGAACAACCTGAACTTCTGCAACAGTTTGGAACTGACTTGCTCCCTGTTCTAACACAG GTGTATGCTTCTAGTGTAAATGGTTCAGTCCGCCACAAGTGTTTGGCTATTATCGGAAAGTTGATGTATTTCAGCTCAGCTGATATGATTCAATCTTTACTTAGTGCCACAAACATATCCAG CTTCTTAGCAGGCATTTTGGCATGGAAAGATCCACAAGTCTTGATACCTGCTCTTCAGATAGCAGAGGTTCTGATGGAAAAGCTTCCAGGTACATTTTCCAAGATATTTGTGAGAGAAGGGGTTGTCCATGCAGTGGATGCTTTGATATGCCCAGATACCTCAAGTTCCATTCCTTCTCAAACATCCATCTCTGAGAAGGATGGTGATTCTGCACCTGTAATTTCTTCACGTTCTCGGCGTTATCGGCGACGTAGTGGTGGCTTGAATACAGAAACTGGGTCAGTGGATGAATCAAAGCGTTCACTATCAGTTGTCGGCTCACCTCCTAATTTATTTGAAATCCCACCTCCAAGTTCTAGTCTTCGTGCTTCTGTCAGTGCTTGTGCCAAGTCTTTCAAAGATAAATTTTTTCCTGCATATCCTGGTGCAACTGAAGTTGGAGTTACAGATGATCTTCTTCGTTTGAAAAATCTTTGCACAAAATTAAATTCCAGTGTTGAGACTGTAAGGACAAAAGGCAAAGGAAAATCTAAAGCCTCCTTAGTTTCTTCCTTTGATATATCATCTAGCATCGAGGAAGAATTAGATGGAGCAATATCAGAGATGTTGGCTGAACTTAGCAAAGGCGACGTGTCCACTTTTGAGTTTATTGGAAGTGGAGTCGTTCTGGCACTTCTTAGTTATTTGTCTTGTGGAACATTTGGAAAGGAGAAAATTTCTGAAGCTAACTTGCCAAAGCTTCGAAAACAAGCACTGAGGAGGTACAGGTCATTTATCGCAACTGCTCTTCCAGATGAACCAAAGGGAGGACACACAACTCCCATGACTGTGTTGGTTCAAAAGCTTCAAAATGCTTTAACTTCGTTGGAACGTTTTCCAGTTGTCCTTAGCCATTTGTCTAGATCTACCAGTGGAAGTGCACGTCTGTCATCAGGTCTAAGTGCCTTGTCTCAGCATTTTAAGTTGCGTTTATGTCGAGCACCGGGTGAGAAATCTCTTCGTGATTACTCATCAAATATTGTACTTATCGAACCACTGGCAAGTCTAGCAGTTGTCGAAGAGTTCCTTTGGCCAAGGGTTAAGCGGATTGACTCTGGACAAAAGTCTTCTGCATCAGCAGGAAATTCTGATTCTGGATCTGTAGCTACTGGAGCTGGTACCCAATTATCGTCAGCATCAACTGCTTCTGGCCATCGCCCTTCAACTAGATCTAGGTCATCAGTAGCAATTGGAGGTCCAGCTAGAAATGATGCTGCTGAGGGAAGTTCGAATTCTTCTAAAGGGAAGGGTAAGGCAGTCTTGAAATCTACATCTGAGGAAGCCAGAGGACCTCAAACAAGAAAAGCTACTCGTAGAAGAGTTGCTTCAGATAAAGATGCAGAAATGAAACCTGCACTTAGTGACTCTGGATCTGAG GATGAGATGGACATGTCTCCTGTTGAGATTGATGCTCTTATGATTGAGGAGGATGTCTCAGATGATGAAGACGATGATCATGAGGAG GAGCTCAAAGATGAGACTCTTCCTGTTTGTGTACCAGAGAAGGTACACGATGTCAAATTAGATCCTGCTGATGATGCGGCTGTTGATCCTTCTGCAAGTGGTAGTCAGGCACAACCTTCATCAGGTTCTAGTGATAGGGCTATCTCTACAAGAGACTCAGAGTCCACTGAACTACGAAGTGGAAATGCTTTTGGTTCAAGGGGAATGTcatttgctgctgctgctatggCTGGGCTTGCTTCTTTAAGCAGCAGAGGTATCAGAGGTGGTCGAGGCACTGGTGCTAGTGATAACTGCAACAAATTGATATTCACAGCAGGAGGGAAGCAGCTTAGCAAGCATTGGACCATTTATCAAGCTTTCCAACGTCAACttgttcttgatgaagaggaTGATGAAAGATTTAATGGATCTGATCTACCCAGTGATGGCAGTAGATTCTGCAATGATGTATTTACCATCACATACCAAAAGGCTGATGGCCAGGCTGACAGGACTTCTCAAGGAGGCTCCACTTCTTCAATGTCAAAGACTCCGAAATCTGCTTCTGCTTCCAATTCTAGCTGTGAAAATAGGTGGCAAAAGAAGTCACTACTGGATAGCATTTTGCAAGCTGATCTTCCTTGTGATCTTGAAAAAACTAATCCTACGTATAATATATTGGCATTATTGCGTGTTTTAGAGTGTCTGAATCAGCTGACTCCTCGCCTGAGAGTGCAAGCAGTAAGTGATGATTTTGCCGAGGGTAAGATTACTGGTGTGGATGGGCTATATAGGACTGGTATAAGTGTCCCTCCAAAAGAGTTTGTTAATACCAAGTTAACGCCGAAACTTTCCCGCCAAATTCAGGATGCTCTGGCATTATGTAGTGGTAGTGTTCCTCCATGGTGTTACCAAATGACAAAAGCATGcccttttctctttccctttgaGATCAGAAGACAGTATTTCTATTCTACAGCTTTTGGACTATCTCGTGCATTGCATCGACTTCAGCAACAACAAAATGCTGATAATCCTAATTCAGCAAATGAAAGAGAGGTCCGCATTGGTCGACTGCAAAGACAAAAGGTTCGTGTTTCTAGAAATAGAATCTTGGACTCTGCAGTAAAAGTTATGGAGATGTATTCTAGTCAGAAGGCTGTCCTTGAAGTAGAATATTTTGGTGAAGTTGGAACAGGGTTGGGTCCAACCTTAGAATTTTATACTTTGTTGAGTCACGATTTGCAAAAGGTTGAATTGGGGTTATGGAGATCCAACTATGGATCAGATAATAATGTGATGCAAATTGATGGAGGTGAAATGGAAGATGGAAAGACTGATGATGGTTCAGTAATGAAGATACATAATGACAACTTTTCTGTTCAAAGAAGAGATATTATACAAGCTCCTCTTGGTTTGTTTCCTCGTCCTTGGTCGCCTAATGTAGGTGCTTCTGATGGTAGCCAGTTTTCAAAGGTTTTAGAGTATTTTCGTCTGGTTGGTCAAACAATGGCAAAAGCTCTACAAGATGGGAGGCTTTTGGATCTGCCACTTTCTACAGCATTTTACAAACTTGTATTGGGTCAA GAGCTTGATTTGTATGACATCTTGTCATTTGATGCTGAATTTGGAAAGACATTACAAGAAATGCAAGTTCTTGTTCATTGCAAACAGTTTATGGATGCAACTGCTGGTGACAGTCGAAAGACAACTGCTGATTTACAATTCCATGGTGCTCCAATTGAAGACTTATGTTTAGATTTTACTCTTCCTGGCTATCCTGATTACATACTTAAAGGAGAGGAAAGCACTGTG GTTAATATCAACAATTTGGAGGAGTACATTTCCTTGGTTGTTGATGCTATTACTAATACAGGAATTACGAGGCAGATGGATGCATTTAGAGCAGGATTCAATCAG
- the LOC103994421 gene encoding E3 ubiquitin-protein ligase UPL3 isoform X1, which yields METRSRKRAEASSSAPSSQPPAARRPSKRSRTNPPPPSTILTRSRRSRNSSPPLLPPPPSGPMDSSAGDSSGRRRGSGKNHHPPAERDRDRDASDKGKEREPEASRSRDRDRARDRDAGRILGLNFDGGGADDDNDSEGGASALHQNLTSTSSALQGLLRKLGAGLDDLLPSSALLASSSSQQSSRLKKILTGLRADGEEGRQVEALTQLCEMLSIGTEDSLGSFSVDSFVPVLVGLLNHESNPDIMLLAARALTHLCDVLPSSCSAVVHYGAVPCFCARLLTIEYMDLAEQSLQALKKISQEHPTACLRAGALMAVLSYLDFFSTGVQRVALSTAANMCKKLPSDAADFVMEAVPLLINLLNYHDSKVLEHASVCLTRIAEAFASSPEKLDELCKHGLVAQAAGLISLSNSGGQASLSTSTYTGLIRLLSTCASGSPLAAKTLLLLGISGTLKDILSGSGLVAGASVSPALTRPPEQVYEIVNLVDELLPPLPQGTISTPIFYNITVKGSSIKKSTGITPGKPVEPGLATNDVSAREKLLQEQPELLQQFGTDLLPVLTQVYASSVNGSVRHKCLAIIGKLMYFSSADMIQSLLSATNISSFLAGILAWKDPQVLIPALQIAEVLMEKLPGTFSKIFVREGVVHAVDALICPDTSSSIPSQTSISEKDGDSAPVISSRSRRYRRRSGGLNTETGSVDESKRSLSVVGSPPNLFEIPPPSSSLRASVSACAKSFKDKFFPAYPGATEVGVTDDLLRLKNLCTKLNSSVETVRTKGKGKSKASLVSSFDISSSIEEELDGAISEMLAELSKGDVSTFEFIGSGVVLALLSYLSCGTFGKEKISEANLPKLRKQALRRYRSFIATALPDEPKGGHTTPMTVLVQKLQNALTSLERFPVVLSHLSRSTSGSARLSSGLSALSQHFKLRLCRAPGEKSLRDYSSNIVLIEPLASLAVVEEFLWPRVKRIDSGQKSSASAGNSDSGSVATGAGTQLSSASTASGHRPSTRSRSSVAIGGPARNDAAEGSSNSSKGKGKAVLKSTSEEARGPQTRKATRRRVASDKDAEMKPALSDSGSEDEMDMSPVEIDALMIEEDVSDDEDDDHEEVELKDETLPVCVPEKVHDVKLDPADDAAVDPSASGSQAQPSSGSSDRAISTRDSESTELRSGNAFGSRGMSFAAAAMAGLASLSSRGIRGGRGTGASDNCNKLIFTAGGKQLSKHWTIYQAFQRQLVLDEEDDERFNGSDLPSDGSRFCNDVFTITYQKADGQADRTSQGGSTSSMSKTPKSASASNSSCENRWQKKSLLDSILQADLPCDLEKTNPTYNILALLRVLECLNQLTPRLRVQAVSDDFAEGKITGVDGLYRTGISVPPKEFVNTKLTPKLSRQIQDALALCSGSVPPWCYQMTKACPFLFPFEIRRQYFYSTAFGLSRALHRLQQQQNADNPNSANEREVRIGRLQRQKVRVSRNRILDSAVKVMEMYSSQKAVLEVEYFGEVGTGLGPTLEFYTLLSHDLQKVELGLWRSNYGSDNNVMQIDGGEMEDGKTDDGSVMKIHNDNFSVQRRDIIQAPLGLFPRPWSPNVGASDGSQFSKVLEYFRLVGQTMAKALQDGRLLDLPLSTAFYKLVLGQELDLYDILSFDAEFGKTLQEMQVLVHCKQFMDATAGDSRKTTADLQFHGAPIEDLCLDFTLPGYPDYILKGEESTVVNINNLEEYISLVVDAITNTGITRQMDAFRAGFNQVFDISSLQIFCPHELDYLICGRRELWKPETLVDHIKFDHGYTAKSPAIVNLLEIMGEFTPEQQHAFCQFVTGAPRLPPGGLAALNPKLTIVKKHSSNLSNRTTNGTGATESADGDLPSVMTCANYLKLPPYSTKGIMYKKLLYAISEGQGSFDLS from the exons ATGGAAACACGCAGCCGGAAGCGGGCGGAGGCCTCCTCGTCGGCGCCCTCTTCTCAGCCCCCCGCGGCCCGTCGCCCGTCCAAGCGCTCCCGCACCAACCCGCCGCCTCCCTCGACCATCTTGACCCGCTCTCGTCGCTCCCGAAACTCCTCGCCGCCGCTTCTTCCTCCGCCACCCTCCGGCCCTATGGATTCCTCTGCCGGCGACTCCTCTGGCCGTCGCCGTGGCTCTGGCAAAAACCACCACCCTCCTGCGGAGCGTGATAGGGATAGGGATGCCTCGGATAAGGGGAAGGAGAGGGAGCCGGAAGCTTCCCGGTCCAGGGACAGGGACAGGGCCAGGGATCGGGATGCAGGGAGGATCTTGGGATTGAACTTTGATGGTGGGGGAGCTGACGATGATAATGATAGCGAGGGCGGCGCTAGTGCTCTCCACCAGAATCTCACTTCGACTAGCAGTGCACTTCAAGGGCTTCTCAGGAAATTAGGCGCAGGGCTCGATGATCTGCTGCCATCGTCGGCCTTGttggcctcctcttcttctcagCAGAGCTCACGGCTGAAGAAGATTTTGACGGGGCTGAGGGCTGATGGAGAGGAAGGGCGGCAGGTGGAGGCCCTGACCCAGCTTTGTGAGATGCTGTCAATTGGGACTGAGGATTCGCTTGGTTCATTCTCGGTGGACTCCTTCGTGCCCGTGCTCGTGGGTCTACTCAACCATGAGAGCAACCCTGACATTATGCTGCTTGCTGCAAGGGCTCTCACCCACCTCTGTGACGTCTTGCCATCATCATGCTCTGCTGTGGTGCATTATGGTGCTGTGCCATGTTTTTGTGCCCGTCTCCTCACAATTGAGTACATGGACTTAGCAGAACAG TCTCTGCAAGCACTGAAGAAGATATCACAAGAACACCCGACTGCATGTTTGCGTGCCGGCGCACTTATGGCAGTTCTGTCTTACCTTGATTTCTTCTCCACAGGAGTTCAG AGAGTAGCATTATCGACTGCAGCAAATATGTGCAAGAAACTTCCATCAGATGCTGCTGACTTTGTGATGGAAGCAGTTCCACTGCTGATCAATCTTCTTAATTATCATGATTCAAAG GTGCTGGAACATGCTTCTGTCTGCTTGACACGAATTGCAGAAGCATTTGCTTCATCTCCTGAGAAACTGGATGAGTTATGTAAACATGGATTAGTTGCACAAGCTGCTGGGCTAATATCTCTTAGTAATTCAGGAGGACAAGCCTCTCTAAGTACATCGACATACACG GGTTTAATCCGACTCTTGTCAACATGTGCAAGTGGATCCCCACTAGCAGCTAAAACTCTTCTACTTTTAGGAATCAGTGGCACTCTTAAAGACATTCTCTCTGGTTCTGGGCTTGTTGCTGGTGCTTCTGTTTCACCTGCCTTGACAAGGCCACCTGAGCAG GTTTATGAGATTGTGAACCTTGTGGATGAGCTTCTTCCTCCCTTGCCTCAAGGAACTATTTCTACACCAATATTCTACAATATTACTGTGAAAGGATCATCTATAAAGAAATCCACAGGCATCACTCCTGGTAAACCAGTTGAGCCTGGTTTAGCAACAAATGATGTTTCAGCCCGTGAAAAGTTACTGCAAGAACAACCTGAACTTCTGCAACAGTTTGGAACTGACTTGCTCCCTGTTCTAACACAG GTGTATGCTTCTAGTGTAAATGGTTCAGTCCGCCACAAGTGTTTGGCTATTATCGGAAAGTTGATGTATTTCAGCTCAGCTGATATGATTCAATCTTTACTTAGTGCCACAAACATATCCAG CTTCTTAGCAGGCATTTTGGCATGGAAAGATCCACAAGTCTTGATACCTGCTCTTCAGATAGCAGAGGTTCTGATGGAAAAGCTTCCAGGTACATTTTCCAAGATATTTGTGAGAGAAGGGGTTGTCCATGCAGTGGATGCTTTGATATGCCCAGATACCTCAAGTTCCATTCCTTCTCAAACATCCATCTCTGAGAAGGATGGTGATTCTGCACCTGTAATTTCTTCACGTTCTCGGCGTTATCGGCGACGTAGTGGTGGCTTGAATACAGAAACTGGGTCAGTGGATGAATCAAAGCGTTCACTATCAGTTGTCGGCTCACCTCCTAATTTATTTGAAATCCCACCTCCAAGTTCTAGTCTTCGTGCTTCTGTCAGTGCTTGTGCCAAGTCTTTCAAAGATAAATTTTTTCCTGCATATCCTGGTGCAACTGAAGTTGGAGTTACAGATGATCTTCTTCGTTTGAAAAATCTTTGCACAAAATTAAATTCCAGTGTTGAGACTGTAAGGACAAAAGGCAAAGGAAAATCTAAAGCCTCCTTAGTTTCTTCCTTTGATATATCATCTAGCATCGAGGAAGAATTAGATGGAGCAATATCAGAGATGTTGGCTGAACTTAGCAAAGGCGACGTGTCCACTTTTGAGTTTATTGGAAGTGGAGTCGTTCTGGCACTTCTTAGTTATTTGTCTTGTGGAACATTTGGAAAGGAGAAAATTTCTGAAGCTAACTTGCCAAAGCTTCGAAAACAAGCACTGAGGAGGTACAGGTCATTTATCGCAACTGCTCTTCCAGATGAACCAAAGGGAGGACACACAACTCCCATGACTGTGTTGGTTCAAAAGCTTCAAAATGCTTTAACTTCGTTGGAACGTTTTCCAGTTGTCCTTAGCCATTTGTCTAGATCTACCAGTGGAAGTGCACGTCTGTCATCAGGTCTAAGTGCCTTGTCTCAGCATTTTAAGTTGCGTTTATGTCGAGCACCGGGTGAGAAATCTCTTCGTGATTACTCATCAAATATTGTACTTATCGAACCACTGGCAAGTCTAGCAGTTGTCGAAGAGTTCCTTTGGCCAAGGGTTAAGCGGATTGACTCTGGACAAAAGTCTTCTGCATCAGCAGGAAATTCTGATTCTGGATCTGTAGCTACTGGAGCTGGTACCCAATTATCGTCAGCATCAACTGCTTCTGGCCATCGCCCTTCAACTAGATCTAGGTCATCAGTAGCAATTGGAGGTCCAGCTAGAAATGATGCTGCTGAGGGAAGTTCGAATTCTTCTAAAGGGAAGGGTAAGGCAGTCTTGAAATCTACATCTGAGGAAGCCAGAGGACCTCAAACAAGAAAAGCTACTCGTAGAAGAGTTGCTTCAGATAAAGATGCAGAAATGAAACCTGCACTTAGTGACTCTGGATCTGAG GATGAGATGGACATGTCTCCTGTTGAGATTGATGCTCTTATGATTGAGGAGGATGTCTCAGATGATGAAGACGATGATCATGAGGAGGTG GAGCTCAAAGATGAGACTCTTCCTGTTTGTGTACCAGAGAAGGTACACGATGTCAAATTAGATCCTGCTGATGATGCGGCTGTTGATCCTTCTGCAAGTGGTAGTCAGGCACAACCTTCATCAGGTTCTAGTGATAGGGCTATCTCTACAAGAGACTCAGAGTCCACTGAACTACGAAGTGGAAATGCTTTTGGTTCAAGGGGAATGTcatttgctgctgctgctatggCTGGGCTTGCTTCTTTAAGCAGCAGAGGTATCAGAGGTGGTCGAGGCACTGGTGCTAGTGATAACTGCAACAAATTGATATTCACAGCAGGAGGGAAGCAGCTTAGCAAGCATTGGACCATTTATCAAGCTTTCCAACGTCAACttgttcttgatgaagaggaTGATGAAAGATTTAATGGATCTGATCTACCCAGTGATGGCAGTAGATTCTGCAATGATGTATTTACCATCACATACCAAAAGGCTGATGGCCAGGCTGACAGGACTTCTCAAGGAGGCTCCACTTCTTCAATGTCAAAGACTCCGAAATCTGCTTCTGCTTCCAATTCTAGCTGTGAAAATAGGTGGCAAAAGAAGTCACTACTGGATAGCATTTTGCAAGCTGATCTTCCTTGTGATCTTGAAAAAACTAATCCTACGTATAATATATTGGCATTATTGCGTGTTTTAGAGTGTCTGAATCAGCTGACTCCTCGCCTGAGAGTGCAAGCAGTAAGTGATGATTTTGCCGAGGGTAAGATTACTGGTGTGGATGGGCTATATAGGACTGGTATAAGTGTCCCTCCAAAAGAGTTTGTTAATACCAAGTTAACGCCGAAACTTTCCCGCCAAATTCAGGATGCTCTGGCATTATGTAGTGGTAGTGTTCCTCCATGGTGTTACCAAATGACAAAAGCATGcccttttctctttccctttgaGATCAGAAGACAGTATTTCTATTCTACAGCTTTTGGACTATCTCGTGCATTGCATCGACTTCAGCAACAACAAAATGCTGATAATCCTAATTCAGCAAATGAAAGAGAGGTCCGCATTGGTCGACTGCAAAGACAAAAGGTTCGTGTTTCTAGAAATAGAATCTTGGACTCTGCAGTAAAAGTTATGGAGATGTATTCTAGTCAGAAGGCTGTCCTTGAAGTAGAATATTTTGGTGAAGTTGGAACAGGGTTGGGTCCAACCTTAGAATTTTATACTTTGTTGAGTCACGATTTGCAAAAGGTTGAATTGGGGTTATGGAGATCCAACTATGGATCAGATAATAATGTGATGCAAATTGATGGAGGTGAAATGGAAGATGGAAAGACTGATGATGGTTCAGTAATGAAGATACATAATGACAACTTTTCTGTTCAAAGAAGAGATATTATACAAGCTCCTCTTGGTTTGTTTCCTCGTCCTTGGTCGCCTAATGTAGGTGCTTCTGATGGTAGCCAGTTTTCAAAGGTTTTAGAGTATTTTCGTCTGGTTGGTCAAACAATGGCAAAAGCTCTACAAGATGGGAGGCTTTTGGATCTGCCACTTTCTACAGCATTTTACAAACTTGTATTGGGTCAA GAGCTTGATTTGTATGACATCTTGTCATTTGATGCTGAATTTGGAAAGACATTACAAGAAATGCAAGTTCTTGTTCATTGCAAACAGTTTATGGATGCAACTGCTGGTGACAGTCGAAAGACAACTGCTGATTTACAATTCCATGGTGCTCCAATTGAAGACTTATGTTTAGATTTTACTCTTCCTGGCTATCCTGATTACATACTTAAAGGAGAGGAAAGCACTGTG GTTAATATCAACAATTTGGAGGAGTACATTTCCTTGGTTGTTGATGCTATTACTAATACAGGAATTACGAGGCAGATGGATGCATTTAGAGCAGGATTCAATCAG